From a single Paraburkholderia sp. FT54 genomic region:
- a CDS encoding SDR family oxidoreductase: MSVKDLFQLDGKVALITGGSRGLGLQMAEGLGEMGCRVAITARKADELAEAKAHLQQLGIEVQTVVNDLQRFEGIPGLVDEVLGLHGRIDILVNNAGATWGAPAEDYPDEAWHKVMNLNVNAPFFLAREVGKRSMIPRRAGKIVNIASVAGLKGSPPGMNTIAYNTSKAAAINFTRALAAEWGKYNINVNAICPGFFPSKMSAGLLDKLEDTIVSRTPLQRLGGDEDLKGPIVFLASEASRHITGQEFAVDGGAIVV, encoded by the coding sequence ATGTCTGTGAAGGACCTGTTTCAACTGGACGGCAAGGTGGCACTCATCACCGGCGGCTCGCGCGGCCTCGGTCTGCAAATGGCCGAGGGGCTCGGCGAAATGGGCTGCCGTGTCGCGATCACCGCGCGCAAGGCCGACGAACTCGCTGAAGCGAAGGCGCATCTGCAACAGCTCGGCATCGAAGTGCAAACGGTGGTGAACGACCTGCAGCGCTTCGAAGGCATCCCCGGCCTCGTCGACGAAGTGTTGGGCCTGCATGGCCGCATCGATATTCTCGTCAACAACGCGGGCGCGACATGGGGCGCACCCGCCGAAGACTATCCCGACGAAGCGTGGCACAAGGTCATGAACCTGAACGTCAACGCGCCGTTCTTTCTCGCGCGCGAAGTGGGCAAACGCAGCATGATCCCGCGGCGTGCCGGCAAGATCGTCAATATCGCTTCGGTGGCGGGCCTGAAGGGTTCGCCGCCCGGCATGAACACGATTGCGTACAACACGTCCAAGGCGGCCGCGATCAATTTCACGCGGGCGCTCGCCGCGGAGTGGGGCAAGTACAACATCAACGTCAACGCGATTTGCCCGGGCTTTTTCCCTTCGAAGATGTCGGCAGGCCTGCTCGACAAACTCGAAGACACGATCGTCTCGCGCACGCCCTTGCAGCGTCTGGGCGGCGACGAAGATCTCAAAGGCCCGATCGTGTTTCTCGCGAGCGAGGCGTCGCGCCACATCACCGGTCAGGAATTCGCGGTGGACGGCGGCGCGATCGTCGTCTGA
- a CDS encoding acyl-CoA dehydrogenase — protein sequence MQDALIINSRDLEFQLFEVLEAETLTRRARHADHSRETFNAALETAYAVAVEKFATHNRLSDEHEPQFDGQRVTLPAEVKDALDAMRATGFLAAGKDYEWGGMQLPSVISFACLSLFKSANIATASYAMLTTANANVIERFGSEAQRRKYLQALFDGRAFGTMALTEPQAGSSLSDLVTSATPNANGTYSIRGSKIFISGGDHELSENIVHLVLARIPGGPPGVKGISLFTVPKFHVNEDGSLGARNDVCLAGLIHKMGWRGTTSTMLSFGEHGECIGELVGEPHHGLAYMFHMMNEARIGVGLGAVMLGYRGYLASLDYARERPQGRRPDNKNPLDPPLPLIEHADVRRMLLAQKAYVEGAYALCLYAARLVDEQNTGESEAARTEAGLLLDLLTPVVKSWPSQWCLEANSLAIQIHGGYGYTREYPVEQFYRDNRLNMIHEGTHGIQAIDLLGRKVTMKHGAALQQLAREIQHTIDAARERPALHAHADALGEAWTDLTATVEALLPTLAHDSERALANANAFLEAFGHIVIAWTWLRQANVASAALTASHSEADADFYRGKLHACQWFFRWELPRVTLMLATLRALDDTTLSMAPQWF from the coding sequence ATGCAAGATGCGCTGATCATCAACTCACGCGATCTCGAGTTCCAGCTATTCGAAGTGCTCGAAGCAGAGACGCTCACACGCCGCGCACGTCATGCCGATCACAGCCGCGAGACCTTCAACGCCGCGCTCGAAACCGCGTACGCGGTCGCCGTCGAAAAGTTCGCGACGCACAACCGTCTCTCGGACGAACACGAACCGCAGTTCGACGGTCAGCGGGTCACCCTGCCCGCCGAGGTGAAGGACGCACTCGACGCGATGCGCGCCACCGGCTTTCTCGCCGCGGGCAAGGACTACGAATGGGGCGGCATGCAGTTGCCGTCGGTGATTTCGTTTGCGTGCCTGTCGCTCTTCAAGAGTGCGAACATTGCCACCGCGTCGTATGCCATGCTGACCACGGCGAACGCGAATGTGATCGAACGTTTCGGCAGCGAGGCGCAAAGGCGCAAGTATCTGCAAGCGCTCTTCGATGGCCGCGCGTTCGGCACCATGGCGTTGACGGAACCGCAGGCGGGTTCGAGCCTGTCCGATCTCGTCACGAGCGCCACACCCAATGCGAACGGCACCTATTCGATTCGCGGCAGCAAGATTTTCATTTCAGGCGGCGACCACGAATTGAGCGAGAACATCGTTCATCTGGTGCTGGCGCGTATTCCCGGCGGGCCGCCGGGCGTCAAGGGCATTTCGCTCTTCACCGTGCCGAAGTTCCACGTCAACGAAGACGGCAGCCTCGGCGCGCGCAACGACGTCTGCCTCGCGGGACTGATTCACAAGATGGGCTGGCGCGGCACGACGTCGACCATGCTGTCGTTCGGCGAACACGGTGAATGCATCGGTGAACTGGTGGGCGAACCGCATCACGGTCTCGCGTACATGTTCCATATGATGAACGAGGCGCGCATCGGCGTCGGTCTCGGCGCGGTCATGCTCGGTTATCGCGGCTATCTGGCTTCGCTCGATTACGCGCGCGAGCGGCCTCAAGGACGCCGTCCCGACAACAAGAATCCGCTCGACCCGCCCTTGCCGCTGATCGAACACGCCGACGTGCGCCGCATGCTGCTCGCACAAAAAGCCTATGTGGAAGGTGCTTATGCGTTGTGCCTGTACGCGGCACGCCTCGTCGACGAACAGAATACCGGCGAGAGCGAGGCCGCGCGGACCGAAGCCGGCCTGCTGCTCGATCTGCTGACACCCGTAGTGAAATCCTGGCCTTCCCAATGGTGTCTCGAAGCGAATAGCCTGGCGATCCAGATTCACGGCGGCTACGGCTATACGCGTGAATATCCGGTCGAGCAGTTCTATCGCGACAACCGGCTGAACATGATTCACGAAGGCACGCACGGCATTCAGGCGATCGATCTGCTCGGCCGCAAGGTGACGATGAAACATGGCGCCGCGCTCCAACAATTGGCGCGTGAGATCCAGCACACGATCGATGCAGCGCGCGAACGCCCGGCATTGCACGCACACGCCGATGCACTCGGCGAAGCATGGACCGATCTGACTGCCACGGTCGAGGCGTTGCTGCCCACGCTGGCCCATGACAGCGAACGCGCGCTCGCCAATGCAAACGCGTTTCTCGAAGCCTTCGGCCATATCGTGATTGCGTGGACGTGGCTGCGCCAGGCGAACGTCGCAAGCGCCGCGCTAACCGCATCGCATAGCGAAGCCGACGCGGACTTCTATCGCGGCAAGCTGCATGCGTGCCAGTGGTTCTTCCGCTGGGAACTGCCGCGAGTCACCTTGATGCTCGCCACGTTGCGCGCATTGGACGACACGACGCTCAGCATGGCGCCACAATGGTTCTAG
- a CDS encoding BON domain-containing protein, giving the protein MKTVNLLKALGIALCLATAASAYAQASDAMASGDMSAPSAKTVKKTDRALGLQVRKALAKAQGFDVSNVFVKARGGAVTITGSVPDGAQIPQAEEVAKGVAGVKSVNNKLTIGTQGGGG; this is encoded by the coding sequence GTGAAAACAGTCAATCTTTTGAAGGCGCTCGGCATCGCATTGTGTTTGGCAACGGCGGCCAGCGCCTATGCGCAGGCGAGCGACGCGATGGCGTCCGGCGACATGTCGGCGCCCAGTGCCAAAACGGTCAAGAAGACGGACCGCGCACTGGGTCTGCAAGTGCGCAAGGCTCTGGCGAAGGCGCAGGGTTTTGACGTGTCGAACGTGTTCGTCAAGGCCCGTGGCGGCGCGGTGACGATTACGGGATCGGTACCCGACGGCGCGCAGATTCCGCAGGCGGAGGAAGTGGCGAAGGGGGTGGCCGGCGTGAAGTCGGTGAACAATAAACTCACCATCGGCACGCAGGGCGGCGGAGGTTAA
- a CDS encoding XRE family transcriptional regulator: protein MSESAAIDLTQAISSRVKTEREARNWSLSELAERSGVSKAMISKIERGEASPTATVLGRLSGAFGLTLSTLLALAEQTGERLVRHADQAVWQDPETGYTRRRISPPTGGVLELLEIELPPGVKVPYPPDAFVFQHQQLWVTLGVLTFREGKQIYRLEAGDCLQLGAPLECEFFNAGEDVCRYVVGLVRR from the coding sequence ATGTCCGAATCCGCTGCCATCGATCTGACCCAGGCGATCTCCTCGCGCGTGAAGACCGAGCGCGAGGCGCGCAACTGGTCGCTAAGCGAACTGGCGGAACGCTCGGGTGTGTCGAAGGCGATGATCAGCAAGATCGAACGGGGCGAGGCGAGCCCCACGGCGACGGTGCTCGGGCGTCTGTCAGGCGCGTTTGGCCTGACCTTGTCGACCTTGCTGGCGCTGGCCGAGCAGACCGGTGAGCGGCTCGTGCGGCACGCGGACCAGGCAGTGTGGCAAGACCCCGAGACCGGCTACACGCGCCGGCGAATCTCGCCACCCACGGGCGGCGTGCTGGAATTGCTCGAGATCGAGTTGCCGCCTGGCGTGAAAGTGCCGTATCCGCCCGATGCTTTCGTGTTCCAGCATCAGCAGCTCTGGGTGACGCTGGGCGTGTTGACCTTTCGCGAAGGCAAGCAGATTTACCGGCTGGAAGCGGGGGACTGTCTCCAACTTGGCGCGCCGCTCGAATGTGAGTTCTTCAATGCGGGCGAAGACGTGTGCCGCTACGTGGTCGGCCTCGTTCGGCGGTAA
- a CDS encoding LLM class flavin-dependent oxidoreductase: protein MPKEIVLNAFDMNCVGHIQQGMWTHPRDQSARYTDLQYWTDYARTLEAGLFDGIFFADIAGVYDVYGGNPDAAIRGAVQVPVNDPTLLIPAMAAVTRHLSFGVTSNLTVEQPYLFARRMSTLDHLTRGRVGWNIVTGYLDSASRAIGLTGQMAHDDRYDLADEYMELVYKLWECSWEDGAVLRDRVRGVYADASKVHVIHHHGKQYRVDAMHLSEPSPQRTPVLYQAGSSARGKRFAAAHAECVFVNGQARPAVKAIVDDIRAHAVAGGRNAHDIKVLLGQTVITGRTDSEAKEKYAEYQRYVSSEAALVHAAASLGIDFARYDLDEPIETGKSQAIVSNVEAMTRAAGPQWTKRKLLEQMVLGSRQAPLVGSAERVASELIAWTEEAGVDGFNLSRTVAPECFEDFIAHVVPILQERGAYKRAYREGTLREKLFGHARLPANHTAAKFRSPDCAVTPVPGDA, encoded by the coding sequence ATGCCGAAGGAAATCGTCCTCAACGCTTTTGACATGAACTGCGTCGGCCACATCCAGCAAGGCATGTGGACCCACCCGCGCGATCAGTCGGCGCGCTACACGGATCTGCAGTACTGGACCGACTACGCCCGCACGCTCGAAGCGGGCCTGTTCGACGGCATCTTTTTCGCCGACATCGCCGGCGTCTATGACGTCTACGGCGGCAACCCCGACGCGGCAATTCGCGGCGCCGTGCAGGTGCCGGTCAACGACCCGACGCTGCTGATTCCGGCCATGGCCGCGGTGACGCGGCATCTGTCGTTCGGCGTCACGTCCAATCTCACGGTCGAACAGCCGTATCTGTTCGCACGGCGCATGTCGACGCTCGATCATCTGACGCGCGGCCGGGTCGGCTGGAACATCGTCACCGGCTATCTGGACAGCGCGTCGCGCGCGATCGGCCTGACCGGCCAGATGGCGCACGACGACCGCTACGACCTCGCCGACGAATACATGGAACTGGTCTACAAACTGTGGGAATGCAGTTGGGAAGACGGCGCGGTGCTGCGCGACAGAGTCCGGGGCGTGTATGCGGATGCATCGAAAGTCCATGTGATCCATCATCACGGCAAGCAGTATCGGGTGGACGCCATGCATCTGAGCGAGCCATCGCCGCAGCGCACGCCTGTGCTTTATCAGGCGGGGTCGTCGGCGCGCGGCAAACGGTTCGCCGCGGCGCACGCGGAGTGCGTGTTCGTCAACGGCCAGGCGCGACCGGCCGTGAAAGCGATCGTCGACGATATTCGAGCGCATGCCGTTGCGGGTGGTCGCAATGCGCACGACATCAAGGTGCTGCTCGGGCAAACCGTCATCACCGGACGCACGGACAGCGAGGCGAAGGAGAAGTACGCGGAGTACCAGCGTTATGTCAGTTCCGAGGCGGCGCTCGTGCATGCGGCGGCATCGCTCGGAATCGACTTCGCGCGCTACGACCTCGACGAGCCGATCGAAACCGGCAAGAGCCAGGCCATCGTGTCGAACGTCGAAGCCATGACGCGCGCCGCCGGTCCGCAATGGACCAAACGCAAGCTGCTCGAACAGATGGTGCTGGGCAGCCGTCAGGCGCCGCTCGTCGGCTCGGCCGAACGGGTGGCGAGCGAGTTGATCGCATGGACAGAGGAAGCGGGCGTGGACGGCTTCAACCTGTCGCGCACGGTCGCGCCGGAATGCTTCGAGGATTTCATCGCGCACGTCGTGCCGATTCTGCAGGAACGCGGCGCCTACAAGCGAGCGTATCGTGAGGGCACGTTGCGCGAAAAACTCTTCGGGCATGCGCGTTTGCCGGCTAACCATACGGCGGCGAAGTTTCGCTCGCCGGATTGTGCCGTGACGCCCGTCCCGGGCGATGCCTGA
- a CDS encoding flavin reductase, whose product MLDKSTFRDAMAGLGAAVNIITSDGAAGLAGCTASAVCGVTDEPPTLLVCINRSSRNNAAFRANGKLCVNVLSAEQQTLAARFATSTLPMAERFAAAQWDTLATGAPVLHGALASLDCEIESVTEVGTHTVFFCAVKAAHTQVAGDALIYYGRRYHRVGARSVHATHAAEAGALAAESAG is encoded by the coding sequence ATGCTTGACAAGAGCACCTTCCGCGACGCGATGGCCGGCCTCGGCGCCGCCGTCAACATCATCACGAGCGATGGCGCCGCGGGTCTGGCCGGCTGCACCGCGTCGGCGGTCTGCGGCGTGACGGACGAGCCGCCCACGCTGCTCGTCTGCATCAATCGCAGCAGCCGCAACAACGCGGCCTTTCGCGCCAATGGCAAGCTCTGCGTCAACGTGCTGAGCGCGGAGCAGCAGACGCTCGCCGCGCGCTTCGCCACCAGCACACTGCCGATGGCGGAACGCTTTGCCGCCGCGCAATGGGATACCCTCGCGACAGGCGCACCGGTCCTGCATGGCGCACTCGCTTCACTGGACTGCGAGATCGAATCGGTCACCGAAGTCGGCACGCACACAGTATTCTTTTGCGCCGTCAAAGCCGCGCATACGCAGGTCGCGGGCGACGCGCTGATCTACTACGGCCGCCGCTACCACCGTGTCGGCGCACGCTCCGTGCACGCGACGCACGCGGCCGAAGCCGGCGCGCTCGCCGCTGAATCGGCCGGCTAA
- a CDS encoding MFS transporter, which produces MKEASASPHRSSRATAGKTRSLVILLLCQVGAMSVWFSSSAVVAIVRQAESLSALQATLLTSAVQAGFVAGTITSALLSLADRFDPRRLFMASALTAGAATACLVFLAPASPLAILLRLLTGICMAGVYPVGMRLAATWAKGDLGLLIGLLVGALTFGSASPHLLAALGGSNWRAIYGISACCALLAGVAILLCGVGPNMARATRIEWSALAGAWRNPALRLANFGYLGHMWELYAMWAWLAVFLQASFAAAGMPEPRAAAEWLTFGAVAAGALGAWLGGVLADRLGRTTVTIGAMAVSGACAALMGWLLGAPVWLVGGVALCWGISVIADSAQFSASIAELAEPASIGTLLTAQTCAGFLLTLVSIHLVPDVVALAGWRGAFSMLAIGPILGCIAMARLRRLPDARRLAGGRR; this is translated from the coding sequence ATGAAAGAAGCCTCGGCAAGCCCGCATCGATCGAGCCGCGCGACGGCCGGCAAGACGCGTTCGCTCGTGATTCTGCTGCTCTGCCAGGTGGGCGCGATGAGCGTGTGGTTTTCATCGTCGGCCGTGGTGGCGATCGTCAGGCAGGCAGAGAGTCTGTCTGCCTTGCAGGCGACCTTGCTCACGAGCGCCGTGCAGGCCGGATTCGTAGCCGGCACCATCACGAGCGCCCTGCTCTCCCTCGCCGACCGCTTCGATCCGCGGCGGCTCTTCATGGCCAGCGCGCTGACGGCTGGCGCGGCCACCGCGTGTCTCGTGTTCCTCGCGCCGGCGAGTCCGCTCGCGATCCTGCTGCGGCTATTGACGGGCATCTGCATGGCCGGCGTCTACCCGGTCGGCATGCGGCTCGCGGCGACCTGGGCAAAGGGCGACCTGGGCCTGTTGATCGGACTGCTGGTCGGTGCGCTGACCTTCGGCTCGGCGAGTCCGCATCTGTTGGCGGCGCTCGGCGGTTCGAACTGGCGCGCGATCTATGGCATTTCGGCATGCTGCGCGTTGCTGGCGGGCGTCGCGATTCTGCTGTGCGGCGTCGGCCCGAACATGGCGCGCGCGACGCGCATCGAATGGTCCGCGCTGGCCGGTGCCTGGCGCAACCCCGCGTTGCGGCTCGCGAACTTCGGCTATCTCGGCCACATGTGGGAGTTGTACGCGATGTGGGCGTGGCTCGCGGTGTTCCTGCAAGCGAGCTTTGCGGCGGCCGGCATGCCGGAGCCGCGCGCGGCGGCCGAATGGCTGACCTTCGGCGCGGTCGCGGCGGGCGCGCTCGGCGCGTGGCTCGGCGGCGTGCTGGCGGATCGCCTGGGCCGCACCACCGTGACGATCGGCGCGATGGCGGTGAGCGGCGCGTGCGCCGCGCTGATGGGCTGGCTGCTCGGCGCGCCGGTCTGGCTGGTTGGCGGCGTGGCGCTGTGCTGGGGTATTTCGGTAATCGCCGATTCCGCGCAGTTCTCGGCGAGCATTGCGGAACTCGCCGAACCTGCATCGATCGGGACGTTATTGACCGCGCAGACCTGCGCGGGTTTTCTGTTGACGCTGGTAAGCATTCATCTGGTGCCGGACGTCGTCGCGCTGGCGGGTTGGCGTGGCGCCTTCAGCATGCTCGCGATCGGGCCGATTCTCGGCTGCATCGCGATGGCGCGTTTGCGGCGTTTGCCGGATGCGCGACGGCTTGCGGGCGGCCGGCGCTAA
- a CDS encoding DUF1501 domain-containing protein — MLSRRKFLSVTAAGAGTMLVAPRIAFASVATERRFVFVIQRGAADGLNIVVPYAEPAYATLRGALAIDTSNAPRLNGTFALHPALTQTAAMYANHQALFVHAVASPYRDRSHFDGQNVLETGGTSPYQMKDGWLNRLVAQLPATRENAIAFAPTVPMALRGQAAVTSYAPSALPQAPDDLLTRVSQLYEQDAQLRPLWESAMAARGLAGDASARQDPASLGKLAAGFLSRENGPRIAMIETGGWDTHSAQNARLANQLKALDTMLAALRDGMGPLWSNTTVLVATEFGRTAAANGTGGTDHGTGSVAMVLGGSVQGGRVIADWPGLAPHDLYEARDLKPTISLDALIAGAASESLGLDPQRTASALFGQTAAGRPLSGIVRA; from the coding sequence ATGCTGTCACGCCGCAAGTTTCTGAGCGTCACCGCCGCCGGCGCGGGCACGATGCTCGTGGCGCCGCGCATCGCGTTCGCGAGCGTCGCCACCGAGCGCCGTTTCGTGTTCGTGATCCAGCGCGGCGCCGCCGACGGTCTGAACATCGTCGTGCCCTACGCCGAACCCGCCTACGCCACATTGCGCGGCGCGCTTGCCATCGACACGTCGAACGCGCCGCGCCTGAACGGCACCTTCGCGCTGCATCCCGCGCTGACGCAGACCGCTGCGATGTATGCGAACCATCAGGCGCTGTTCGTGCACGCGGTGGCGTCGCCGTATCGCGACCGTTCGCACTTCGACGGACAGAACGTGCTCGAGACCGGCGGCACCTCGCCGTATCAGATGAAAGACGGCTGGTTGAACCGGCTCGTCGCGCAGTTGCCGGCCACGCGTGAGAATGCGATTGCCTTCGCGCCGACTGTGCCGATGGCGTTGCGCGGACAGGCGGCGGTGACGTCATACGCGCCCTCGGCGCTGCCGCAAGCTCCCGACGATCTGCTCACGCGGGTCTCGCAACTCTACGAGCAGGACGCGCAGTTGCGCCCGCTATGGGAGTCGGCGATGGCCGCGCGCGGCCTCGCGGGCGACGCCAGCGCGCGCCAGGATCCGGCGAGTCTCGGCAAGCTCGCCGCCGGCTTCCTGTCACGCGAGAACGGGCCACGGATCGCGATGATCGAAACCGGCGGCTGGGACACGCACAGCGCGCAGAACGCGCGCCTCGCCAATCAGTTGAAGGCGCTCGATACGATGCTTGCGGCATTGCGCGACGGCATGGGCCCGTTGTGGAGCAACACCACCGTGCTGGTCGCCACAGAGTTCGGCAGAACCGCCGCCGCCAACGGCACGGGCGGCACCGACCACGGTACGGGTTCGGTCGCGATGGTGCTGGGCGGCTCGGTGCAGGGCGGGCGTGTGATCGCCGACTGGCCGGGCCTCGCGCCGCACGACCTTTACGAAGCGCGCGACCTCAAGCCGACCATCTCGCTCGATGCGTTGATCGCCGGCGCCGCGAGCGAAAGCCTCGGGCTCGACCCGCAGCGCACGGCCTCCGCGCTGTTCGGTCAGACGGCGGCGGGGCGGCCGCTGAGCGGCATCGTGCGCGCGTAG
- a CDS encoding DUF1800 domain-containing protein — MGNSPNLNTAAIALNRFGLGARAGDTPPADPKAWLLAQFEQYQARPTTWASQPDSVALSTELMQQRMQFNQQARQNTGEGAATPPANAQNMAQPDGQTRAQANAPANAQAAAQSPTQTNAQTARQAERKVIRREILDLYRSSVNARVTSALTTQTPFVERLVHFWANHFAVSTEKPGVAALAGSFEAEAIRPHVLGRFEDMLVAVERHPAMQLFLDQTRSVGPDSMAAIRAAQRNPDRKRGLNENLAREIMELHTLGVRSGYSQDDVSEFARALTGWSVAGNPTNAANAGNAGRLAMQRNAAPGTFVFRAALHEPGSRTIMGRRYDQAGEEQALAILHDFASAPATAQHIGGKLARHFIADNPPPGVSERLASAFERSGGDLPTVYRALIDMPQAWSPTAVKFKTPWEWTISSMRGLGWQDLGSLQAAPILTQLGQPVWRPGSPAGYDDIAASWAAPDALVRRVEVAQRFASQVGDRLDARSLGQTLLAGSLSAPTATAVSRAESASTAIALLLVSPDFQRR, encoded by the coding sequence ATGGGCAACTCACCGAACCTGAACACCGCGGCGATTGCGCTGAACCGCTTCGGCCTGGGCGCGCGTGCCGGCGACACGCCGCCCGCCGATCCGAAAGCCTGGCTGCTCGCCCAGTTCGAGCAATACCAGGCGCGGCCGACTACGTGGGCGAGTCAGCCCGACTCGGTGGCGCTGTCGACCGAACTGATGCAGCAGCGCATGCAATTCAATCAGCAGGCTCGTCAGAATACGGGCGAGGGCGCGGCGACTCCTCCAGCGAACGCGCAGAACATGGCGCAGCCGGACGGGCAAACCCGTGCTCAGGCGAACGCACCAGCGAATGCGCAGGCCGCCGCACAAAGCCCGACGCAGACAAACGCACAAACTGCCAGGCAAGCCGAACGAAAAGTCATTCGTCGCGAAATACTCGACCTGTACCGCTCATCGGTGAATGCACGCGTGACGAGTGCGCTGACCACGCAGACGCCATTCGTCGAGCGGCTGGTGCATTTCTGGGCCAACCACTTCGCGGTCTCCACCGAAAAGCCGGGCGTCGCGGCGCTGGCCGGCTCGTTCGAGGCCGAGGCGATTCGCCCGCATGTGCTGGGCCGTTTTGAAGACATGCTGGTGGCGGTCGAGCGGCATCCCGCCATGCAGCTGTTTCTCGATCAGACGCGCTCGGTCGGACCGGACAGCATGGCGGCCATACGCGCGGCGCAGCGCAATCCGGATCGCAAACGCGGCCTGAACGAAAACCTCGCGCGCGAAATCATGGAGTTGCACACCCTCGGCGTGCGCAGCGGCTACAGCCAGGACGACGTCAGCGAATTCGCCCGCGCGCTGACGGGCTGGAGTGTCGCGGGCAATCCGACCAACGCCGCGAATGCCGGCAATGCGGGCAGGTTGGCCATGCAGCGGAACGCCGCGCCGGGCACGTTCGTGTTTCGCGCCGCGCTGCACGAGCCCGGCTCGCGGACCATCATGGGCCGTCGCTACGATCAAGCCGGCGAAGAGCAGGCGCTCGCGATCCTGCATGACTTCGCAAGCGCGCCGGCGACGGCGCAGCATATCGGCGGCAAGCTGGCCCGTCATTTCATCGCCGACAATCCGCCGCCCGGCGTGAGCGAGCGTCTGGCGAGCGCGTTCGAGCGCAGCGGCGGTGATCTGCCGACCGTCTACCGCGCCTTGATCGACATGCCGCAGGCGTGGTCGCCCACCGCCGTGAAGTTCAAGACGCCGTGGGAGTGGACCATCTCCTCGATGCGCGGGCTCGGCTGGCAGGACCTCGGCAGCCTGCAGGCGGCGCCCATTCTCACGCAGCTCGGCCAGCCGGTGTGGCGCCCGGGCTCGCCCGCCGGTTACGACGACATCGCCGCGAGCTGGGCCGCGCCCGACGCGCTCGTGCGTCGGGTCGAAGTGGCGCAGCGGTTCGCCTCGCAAGTCGGCGACCGGCTCGATGCGCGCTCGCTCGGCCAGACCCTGCTCGCCGGTTCGCTCAGTGCGCCGACGGCCACGGCGGTTTCGCGTGCCGAAAGCGCCTCGACCGCGATCGCGCTGCTGCTGGTCTCGCCGGATTTTCAACGGAGATGA
- a CDS encoding periplasmic heavy metal sensor, translating to MNGRSWKIVLAASLVLNVFLVGAIVGGAYQWFAARGATVPVLAQQRALRFAAETLSADRQKAFVGGLKDARRDGRQYAREGREGRREVLRLLAAPQFDRAALDAALARTREADSRLRAQMEGSVADFAATLSPEERVRFADNLKVRGQWREPAPAANAKKPANQASSESSGE from the coding sequence ATGAACGGCCGGTCGTGGAAAATCGTGCTGGCGGCCTCGCTGGTGCTGAATGTGTTTCTGGTGGGCGCGATCGTCGGCGGCGCTTATCAATGGTTTGCCGCGCGCGGCGCGACGGTGCCGGTGCTGGCGCAACAGCGCGCGCTGCGCTTCGCCGCGGAAACGCTCTCGGCCGACCGCCAGAAAGCCTTTGTCGGCGGTTTGAAAGATGCGCGCCGCGACGGCCGGCAATATGCTCGCGAAGGCCGCGAAGGGCGTCGTGAAGTGTTGCGTCTGCTGGCGGCGCCGCAGTTCGATCGCGCCGCGCTCGATGCCGCGCTCGCCCGCACGCGCGAGGCCGACAGCCGTCTGCGCGCGCAAATGGAAGGCAGCGTGGCGGATTTCGCGGCGACCCTGTCGCCCGAGGAGCGGGTCCGGTTCGCCGACAACCTGAAGGTGCGTGGGCAGTGGCGGGAACCTGCGCCGGCGGCGAATGCGAAGAAACCAGCGAATCAGGCATCGAGCGAATCTTCGGGCGAGTAA
- a CDS encoding RNA polymerase sigma factor: MSRDAIHAAPRTRAEERHALSERDPDAELLELVGRQDPAAVRSLVSRKLPRLLALATRMLGDRMEAEDVAQEVFVRIWKQASRWREGDAKFDTWVHRVAINLCYDRLRGRREESRDEMPEEVDPAPSPEAGLETRAQDQRIRDALAALPARQREALVLSYYQEMSNIDAAALMGISVDALESLLARARRNLRAQLAGSGLSKDKS, from the coding sequence TTGTCCCGTGACGCGATCCATGCTGCGCCACGCACTCGCGCCGAGGAGCGCCATGCCTTGAGTGAACGCGATCCCGACGCGGAACTGCTCGAACTGGTCGGCCGGCAAGATCCGGCCGCTGTCCGCTCGCTCGTCTCGCGCAAGCTGCCGCGTCTGCTCGCGCTCGCCACCCGCATGCTGGGCGACCGCATGGAAGCGGAAGACGTGGCGCAGGAGGTGTTCGTGCGCATCTGGAAACAGGCGTCGCGCTGGCGGGAAGGCGATGCGAAGTTCGACACGTGGGTCCATCGCGTCGCGATCAATCTTTGCTATGACCGGCTGCGCGGCCGGCGCGAAGAGTCGCGCGACGAGATGCCCGAGGAGGTCGATCCCGCGCCGTCGCCTGAGGCCGGACTCGAAACGCGCGCCCAGGACCAGCGGATTCGCGACGCACTCGCCGCGTTGCCGGCACGCCAGCGCGAGGCGCTGGTACTCAGCTACTACCAGGAGATGTCGAACATCGACGCCGCAGCCCTGATGGGCATCAGCGTCGATGCGTTGGAGAGTCTGCTGGCCCGCGCGCGCCGCAATCTGCGCGCTCAACTGGCCGGCAGCGGCCTTAGCAAGGACAAGTCATGA